In one window of Desulfovibrio desulfuricans DNA:
- a CDS encoding LrgB family protein, producing the protein MQIINTFLCVTGTVLAYVLVRSLYMRYKHPLINIVAGSAAIVIAVLVLCDVPYETYEPARQVMTLLIGPATVSLALPLYRYRHLLLRNALPILASVCAGAFAAMLSAGVIARLGGLPEDVVISILPKGVSIPFAVEVASMYGGIPSLTAAFVVATGTLGSLLGLWGLNVIRIRDPFARGLTMGTISHAQGTAVALQEGQEQGAMGGLAMILAGIFTAALAPVAVWIVQRLPLL; encoded by the coding sequence ATGCAGATCATAAACACTTTTTTGTGCGTGACGGGCACCGTGCTGGCATATGTGCTGGTGCGCAGCCTGTACATGCGTTACAAACATCCGCTCATCAATATCGTGGCTGGCAGCGCCGCCATAGTCATTGCCGTGCTGGTACTGTGCGATGTTCCCTATGAAACCTATGAGCCAGCCCGGCAGGTCATGACTTTGCTCATTGGCCCGGCAACCGTCAGCCTTGCGCTGCCCTTGTACCGCTATCGACACCTGCTGCTGCGCAATGCCTTGCCCATTCTTGCAAGCGTGTGCGCGGGGGCCTTTGCAGCCATGCTCTCTGCCGGGGTTATTGCCAGACTGGGCGGCCTGCCCGAAGACGTGGTAATTTCCATTCTTCCCAAGGGGGTTTCCATCCCCTTTGCCGTGGAGGTGGCATCAATGTATGGCGGCATCCCGTCCCTGACTGCGGCCTTTGTAGTGGCTACCGGTACGCTCGGCTCCCTTTTGGGTTTGTGGGGCCTGAACGTCATACGCATCAGGGATCCCTTTGCGCGCGGCCTGACCATGGGCACAATTTCGCATGCTCAGGGGACAGCCGTTGCCTTGCAGGAAGGGCAGGAACAGGGGGCTATGGGCGGCCTGGCCATGATTCTGGCAGGCATTTTTACTGCCGCTCTGGCTCCTGTGGCAGTCTGGATAGTGCAGCGGCTGCCGCTGCTGTAA
- a CDS encoding CidA/LrgA family protein, producing the protein MRATWKLLWQTAILTAIFWGCDHLTRLTGIPIPGNVLGIIVLFFLLLTGIVKESHISMAAEFLLKHLVFFFVPIAVGLMQWGSVFYDYGWVLAAAIVGSTALPLVIVGFMARALRRAAPEKKEEEAPCRS; encoded by the coding sequence ATGCGCGCAACATGGAAACTGCTTTGGCAGACCGCAATTCTGACAGCCATATTCTGGGGATGCGATCATCTCACAAGGCTGACAGGCATTCCCATCCCCGGCAATGTGCTGGGCATAATCGTACTGTTTTTTCTGCTTCTTACCGGCATTGTAAAAGAAAGCCACATCAGCATGGCGGCAGAATTTCTACTGAAGCATCTGGTCTTCTTTTTTGTGCCCATTGCGGTAGGGCTGATGCAATGGGGGAGCGTTTTTTATGATTACGGATGGGTGCTTGCGGCTGCCATAGTGGGCAGCACCGCCCTGCCGCTGGTGATTGTGGGTTTTATGGCCAGAGCCCTGCGCCGCGCTGCGCCTGAAAAGAAAGAGGAAGAAGCACCATGCAGATCATAA